One Nicotiana sylvestris chromosome 12, ASM39365v2, whole genome shotgun sequence genomic window carries:
- the LOC138883534 gene encoding uncharacterized protein, producing the protein MADDITEQLHKFVLTEEEKEVVSIDFLDIQPSMNDCEVSLLGKVISDKNVNFNGVNIVILLVWGNPVGLQIKEEGWNFFQFIFKNKESMEKVRLGAPWLYDRYFLNVHQWEPGLKSNSLVFNVCNMWIQVLNIPFH; encoded by the coding sequence ATGGCGGATGACATTACCGAACAGTTACACAAATTTGTGCTTACTGAAGAGGAAAAGGAAGTTGTATCTATTGACTTTCTGGATATTCAGCCAAGTATGAACGATTGCGAAGTAAGCTTGTTGGGTAAGGTAATCTCTGATAAAAATGTGAACTTTAATGGAGTTAATATTGTGATACTTTTAGTTTGGGGAAATCCGGTGGGTTTGCAGattaaagaagaaggatggaattTCTTCCAATTCATCTTCAAAAATAAGGAGAGTATGGAAAAAGTACGGCTTGGTGCGCCATGGCTATATGATAGATACTTCCTAAATGTTCATCAATGGGAACCAGGCTTAAAAAGCAACTCACTGGTTTTCAACGTGTGCAACATGTGGATCCAAGTTTTGAATATTCCTTTTCACTGA